A window of Methanocellales archaeon genomic DNA:
AGGCAGCTTCACGCATAATTACTCACTTGTACACTTTTTAGGTAATCCATAACCCATATTAGTAACTTACTATATAAGTAGTTGTGATGAAATACGTCGTGCTAGTTGGAGATGGAATGGAAGATTATCCTATAAAAGCTTTGGAGGGTAGAACGCCACTACAGGTGGCTTATACGCCAAACATGGATTTCATCTCAGCTGAGGGGATGGTGGGTACTGTAAGAACAATACCTGAGGGCATGTATCCAGGAAGCGATGTTGCCAACCTATCAATCCTGGGATATGATCCCAGAAAATATTATACGGGTAGGGGGCCTCTAGAGGCGGCAAGCATGGGAGTTTTTTTAGATGAAGATGATGTGGCTTTTAGATGTAATCTGGTTACCGTGAAAGATGGCATACTCGTTGATTACAGTGCAGGTCACATATCAACTGAGGAGGGCAGGAGCTTAATAAAACTCATAGATGGGGAATTGGGGGACAGGAACATCAGCTTCCATCCCGGAATTAGCTATCGCCATCTGTTGGTTCTAAAGGGCTGCGAAAAGGTGAAATGTGTCCCACCGCATGATATGGTGGGACATTTGATAGAGGAAAATCTTCCCTCTGGCAAGGGCAGCAAATTGTTAAAAAAACTTATGCAAGACTCAAGGTCCTTCCTTGGGGAATACATGATCTGGCCATGGGGGCCTGGCAAAGCGCCAAACCTGCCCTCTTTTGAGGAGAAATATGGCCTAAGCGGTTCTGTGATATCTGCTGTAGACCTAATCAAAGGCATCGGTAGATGTGCTGAATTACAAATCATAGATGTGCCAGGTGCCACTGGTTACTTGGATACGAACTATAGGGGAAAAGCAGAGTATGCACTGAGATCTTTAGAAAAAAAAGATTTCGCTTTCGTGCATGTAGAGGCGCCGGATGAGGCGGGTCACGAAGGAAATATAGGGGCAAAGATCAAAGCCATAGAGGATTTTGATGAAAAGGTCGTGGGAACGATGTTGGATGGCTTAGAGGGATATGGGGAACATAAGATTTTGGTGCTGTCAGACCATCCCACGCCGATATCACTCAGAACGCATACTGCTGACCCGGTCGGTTTCTCCATCTTCTCCACAGGTGAGTTCCCAAACATGGGTTTTATTGAGGAAGGACACAGATTGATGGACATTTTTATCAAAGGGTATTAGCGATGGATCATATCAAGGTAAAGGCACCTGCAACGTCTGCCAACCTAGGCTCAGGCTTTGACGTTTTTGGTATAGCCCTGCAAGCCCCATATGACATCATCGAGCTTGAACCCCAGGATGTAACGGAGATAAAAGTCGACGGAGTTGGCAGAGACCTAGTCCCCACAGACCCTGCAAAGAACACGGCAGGAATTACCGCATCAGAGCTGGGCTGCAATGCGAAGATTACGGTTCATAAGGGAATCAGACCCTGCAGCGGACTTGGATCTTCTGCAGCTAGCGCAGCTGGAGCAGCCCTGGGTTTAAACGAACTCTTTGACCTCGGACTTTCAGAAAACGAACTTATCAGGGCGGCAGTTAAAGGTGAAAAAGTGGTTTCTGGTACAGCACATGCGGATAACGTTGCTGCAGCTCTGCTCGGGGGATTTACGATCGTGAATGGCGAAAATGTAATCCAACTGGAACCGCCTGATATCGGCATCATTGCAATCCTACCAGATATTTCTGTTGAGACAAGGGCAGCAAGATCCATCCTACCCCCAAAAGTACCGCTGGAAGACTTAGTTTTCAACATCGGAAATGCATCCTCGCTGGTCCTCGGCATGGTTACTGGAAATCTGGAGCTTATCGGGAGGAGCATGCAAGATCGCATAATAACGCCAGTGCGTTCAAAGCTCATTCCTTGTTACGAGGATGTGAGGGAGAGCGCCTTAGAAGCAGGTGCAGCAGGTGCAACGATCAGCGGCTCTGGTCCAGCCATGATAGCGGTCTGCGAGCTTGAGCGAAGGGGCGAAATAGCAGATGCAATGGTGGATGCTTTCAGTCGCAATGGGATAAAAAGCGAACCCTTCATAACCCAACCTGGTGGGGGTGCAGAGATCGTGAAGGGGATGAATGAAAGGTAAGATGTTGAACCTGTTGATACTACGAGACATGATCACTGTTATTTTGTTATCCGGTCTAGCACCTATATGTGGAGATCAATTGAGTTCGCCCACAAGCCCAACACCTTGGAGATGGTTGCGCCAACATCGACAACAACCCGCTGAAGTTCAACCACAAGCTAGAAGTGGAAAAGATCGGTGATGCAGATATCACTTCTGAAAAAGTTATAGTCTATGCTGAATGCTGGACCATTTTGCAACAGATGAAGGAGAAAGGACAGAACGTTATTTCTCGGAAATGATAAGACCTGGAGAGAACAAAATATCATCAGCAAGCTTTAGTACGTTGGCAGAAATGAGGGGTAAGAGGAGTGGAGTGAGTCTGGTTGGTGACCATGATACTCTAGTAACGCTGGGGATGGATGGAGTTATTTATGACGGATGTCAAAGAGTTGAGATCAACCTTGATGGAAGCGAAATCTTGAGAGCTGAAGCTTTTATAGTTAAAGGGATACCGCAGATCGAGAAGGGGGATGACCTGGGCAATATAATATCCGAATTAGCTAAACCAGCGGATGGAGATATTATAGTAGTCGCCTCTACCGTCGTTGCAAAGTCTGAGGGTAGAGTGCTGCGCCTAAAGGATATAGGGCCGGGCTATGAAGCCGAGAGGATTGCACGCCTAAACGGGGAGGACCCAAGGTTTATCCAAGCGGTATTGGATGAAAGCGAGGAGATTCTGATCGAGAATCCTTTTTTGCTGGTCCAGACTCCTGCAGGTCATATATGCGTGAATGCAGGTATAGACAGATCGAACATTCGGGAAGGATTTGTGATTTTGTTGCCAGAAGATCCAGATGGGAGCGCAAAAAATATCAGAGACTCAACTGGCAAACACATTGCGGTCATCGTCTCAGACACATGCGGCAGACCATTCCGAACCGGGCAAACAGGCATCGCAATTGGATGTGCTGGCATCTCAGCTATTAAGGACTGGAGAGGTGAAAAAGATCTATTTGGCAGAGAGCTAAAAGTGACAAGAGAGGCGATTGTAGATGAACTGGCTGGTTTTGCGAATCTGTTGATGGGTGAAGCTTCCGGGGGGACGCCCGTGGTGATAATTCGTGGGATCCAATGGCAAGATAGCAAGGAAGGAATCAAGAGCATATATAGAACGAAAGAAGAGGATCTGATAAAAAAGGCGCTTAAAAAGTAGCTGTAAGTTATAATTAAAAAACTCAAAAAAATCGCCACAGATTTTTTAGGGCAATAAACTAAAGGAAGTATCTAAATGGGACTGGTAGGAATGAGCGTCTCATTTGGATGCTTGCATGTATTTATTATTAGATTAGATTATTGTAGCCCTGGTAACAAAAGATAACATAATAAAACAAACTTTATTCCTGTAAGCTCAGAGCAAAGTAGCTGCTATGGCCAGCATTGCAATTATCATCCATTCGCCGTCCACGAGCAAATCAACCGAAGTCCCTATTTTTAACTTATCCTTACAAAAATACAGGATATACCAGTATCCGTAAAAAATGCAAAAGATTAAGACGACAAGGTATTGGCGGAAAAAGCCCATAAAACAGGAAAATGCGAGCCAGACTAAGAGGGTTGAGTTCAGTCCCAGGAGCAGATTTTTTGAGTTACTTCTTCCAAAAAATACTGGAATGGTTTTTACCCCGCTCATTCTATCGCCTTCGATATCTCGAACATCAAATACAACCGTGTTAATGAAGCATTTAATGAAAAAGAAATAAAAAATCAGGGATATTAGAAGATAATCACGAAAAGAAACTGCTAAGGGTATGAAAGCGCCTAATACCGCCCAAGACAGTGCAACTACGATGTTTTTTATGCCCATTATGTCTTTCAGTCGGAAGTTGGATATTTTTATACTGTATATAACTCCCATAAAAAAAGGAAAGAGAATTATAAAGATGGAAAGGGGGTTTTGTAAAAAAGATAAAGACAAGGCAACAATGAAAGACGCTACTGTAGCCCAGATGACCAAACGTTTATTTTTTGCAATAAATCCTGCCCTTTCAGGCACATTTACCGCATCTTCTTCTATATCGGTTAATTTATTGATGTTGTAGGTGGCAAAACTAACGAGAAAAGAAGCAATAAGCAATTTAAAACTAATCTGCACCTCATAAAGCAAGAAAGAAAAATAAGGTAACAAAAAGGCGATTATGGCAATGAATAGGGAACTTACCGACAAGAATGACAGGAATTTATCAAACAAGGAACGGATGCTTTTAAGTTTGAGATGGAGATGGGGTAACAGATAACTACCGAGCCCATCATCTAACCCAACATCCGTTTCGCATAAAGACTTACATCCATAAGTTAATATTTTAAACATTTCTATATATTAAACGTTATGCTTTAACATACCTATCGTTTTAAACCCAAGTTAATATTTTAGACATTGACTACACCACAACTAAACGGCATATATCAGGCACTTAACTAGAAATTGCATGGGGATCACAAATGAAATTTATTGGACCGCTTGCGATACCATTCAAACAATTCCCACCCCCATTCAATACCTTCCTTAGTGGAATCTACTATATCCTTATTCCAGTCGTATGTACCATCAAAATTAAACAAACCAAGCGATAGGAGGCTGTCAGTAACCGTAAAAGCAACTTTTAAGTCTTTTTTCATTACGTATAATTTAAGTTTAGAGCTTTTTTCAGAGAAGATTTCTTTCAGGATTTCCTGGTCTATTCCTCCCAATACTTCTTCTGATATTATAAGCTCCACATCAATATTTTTCTCGATTGTAAGCTCTTTAAATAGTGGTCCAAAATCAGGGATGGACATGGAAGTTACCCCCCTTATCTCTTTAGCATTTCTCAGAATATCGACGAAGCTTGTGAAGACTTGTAAAACATCAGCGGCAGGAGCCTCTACCATACTGGAGTTTCGCAATGCCCCAATTCTCTCAAGCAAATGTTCCGGAATGTCGCTGAGGTCATGAGTACGCCAAAAGCCCTCGTACTTTTCCAATACATCAATCGCCTCCAAAAAATCGAGTAGCTTCAAGGCGACAATTTCGCCGATTTTCGTTAACACATAATCCTTGGCTTCATCTTGAAAAATGAATTTGCCCTTTTCAAGCTCTCTTAGTGCATGTATGGCTGTTGTAGAGCTTGCTTCCATCTCATCTCGTAATTCGCTCAGTGGTTTCTTGCCCTTTTTCAAGCTAACTAAAATACCGCTTCTCAGATCGGAACAAGCAGCGAGGCGAAGCATAGCACGAACAATCTTCGATCTCTTTTTTTCATTTTCATCTGAAGCGCACATTTTCTTTCACATCTCGACTCGATTAGGTCATAGTACATACATGTATTTTATAGTATACACTACTCTCATTCATTGAGTTTAAGTATAGTTATGTATATAGTTTAGGAATGAAAATATTGTCTGATTTTAGCAATTTTGCTTATAAAAGGAAAAAGTTTAAATAATAGTTAAAGTATACACATACTTTGCACAATATCCACAAATTACTAATCAAAAATATTGAGTGATTTCATATACAGCTAAAGAATGAAAATATTGTCTGATTTTAGCAATTTTGCTCAAAAAAAGGAAAAGTTTAAATATATATAATGTATATACGCATTTTGCACAATGCTCACAAGTTACACATTTAAGAAATGAACAAGTTACACATTTAAGAAATGATATAGAAATAACACAGGGGATATAAAACTTGGAAGGAAAAAATCCATTTTCACCCACGTTTCCTGTAAACACAAAATATTTCGCTAACAGGGAGGACATCTTATCCTCTTTCAGGAGATCGTTCGATAGGTCCAAGAAAACAGAGATGCCTACGCCAGACAACATAGCTGTTCTAGGGGATTGTGGCGTCGGCAAGACTTCTGTGTTAAGGAAATTTGAAGCCATAGCTTTAGAAGAGTTCAAGGAAAGGAAGGTGTTTTCAGCGATAGTAGGATTTACGCCCATTTCGTGTAATTCTTTCAATTCCATCCTCAATAAAATTGTAGACGAAATTAGTGGAAACTTTGTCACAAATACGCTCGATCAGGCGGAAATGAAGAACGAAATCAAGGACTGGAGAGCCAAATCAATCGGGACATCTGAAGCAGCAAAAAGAGATGAATCAGCTACGAGGATTTTTAGGGATACGCTTATAGGACTATGGAAAACTCTCGAAAAAAGAGGAATTGATACCGGACTTCTGATGTTGGATGATGTACATTATCTAAGTAGGTGTCCAGATGCCTTGAGTGAGATCAGGGCAGTATTCCAAGAGCTTCCAAAGAACGGATGTAACTTTATATTGTGTATAACCGGGAGAAGTGATCTGTTTTCAGATATAAGAGGATATGGTAGAACTTTTGCTAACTTCTTTAACATCAAGCATACCCTGAATCCCTTTAAATTGAATGAAGTCAAAGACGCCATCCTAACGCCCTTGAAAATGTCAGGTTTGGACCTGACGGTTAATGAGAGCGTGATTGAGAGAATACATGACTTAACCAGGGGGCACCCGGTTTTCATCAATTTCATAATGAGGGAGTTGGTGTATCTAAAGAGAGAGGGTAGAATCACCCTGGAAGATTTTGAGAAAAATTATCGTACCATCATGAAATCAATGGAACGAGAGAGATTTAAAAACGACTTTTCGATATCGAGCGGTAAGGAGAAGGAAATCTTATTGGCGATGTCAAAACTGCCAGACAGGTTTAGTCCCTCTGACATAAGTATAAAGGACGCCAGGACACATCTTCGGTTTTTGATTAAAAAGGGGCTTATAGTAAAACATGAGAGGGGAGCGTATTCGCTCTACCATCCATTTTTCAAAGAGTACCTGAGGAGTCTGGGTGAAAATGAATAGTGGAGAGAGATACACTAAGCGGATCGTTGTATTGATGGTAGTATCTCTCTTACTTGGAGGTCTTATACCCTCTCTTCAGGGGGCTATTGTGAATAACGGGATTGTAAGCGGTGAGGTGGGGCCGAGCGTAGTTGGAGCCGTCGAGGCGGATCACGGTGAATCGGAGCCGATTATTGTGGTTAACGAGGTTGAGCCGAGCATAATTTTAGATGATGAATCGGAGGCGAGCGTAGTTGGAGCCGTCGAGGCGGATCACGGTGAATCGGAGCCGATTATTGTGGTTAACGAGGTTGAGCCGAGCATAATTTTAGATGATGAATCGGAGGCGAGCGTAGTTGGAGCCGTCGAGGCGGAGCCGATTATCGTAATTAGCGAGGCGGGGCCGAGCATAGTATACAACAAGTATGGCGAGTTGAACCCAAACCAAGAGGGTGATACGGAGCCGAGCATAATTGTGGCTAACGAAGTGGAGGAGCCGACCATAAACGTGACAGACGTGCAGAGTTATCCTTCTGTCGGAGAAAACTGGACGGTTAGATTCAACACAACAGGAAAAGCCAACTTAACGATTACGGCGGTTAATGGAACAACCTGGAGTGATGAAAACGAAGATAATGATTTGAAATTCCTGGAAATTAGGCGTGGAGATGAATTAGCAGAATACGAATGGATCAACAATTCTGTGTTCATTGAAGATTATGAATGTAATGAAACAGGTCATGCAGTTAGTAAAGTGTTGATATCTGGTAAACACACATTAGAATTTAAATTTGGGG
This region includes:
- a CDS encoding cofactor-independent phosphoglycerate mutase: MKYVVLVGDGMEDYPIKALEGRTPLQVAYTPNMDFISAEGMVGTVRTIPEGMYPGSDVANLSILGYDPRKYYTGRGPLEAASMGVFLDEDDVAFRCNLVTVKDGILVDYSAGHISTEEGRSLIKLIDGELGDRNISFHPGISYRHLLVLKGCEKVKCVPPHDMVGHLIEENLPSGKGSKLLKKLMQDSRSFLGEYMIWPWGPGKAPNLPSFEEKYGLSGSVISAVDLIKGIGRCAELQIIDVPGATGYLDTNYRGKAEYALRSLEKKDFAFVHVEAPDEAGHEGNIGAKIKAIEDFDEKVVGTMLDGLEGYGEHKILVLSDHPTPISLRTHTADPVGFSIFSTGEFPNMGFIEEGHRLMDIFIKGY
- a CDS encoding UbiA family prenyltransferase translates to MFKILTYGCKSLCETDVGLDDGLGSYLLPHLHLKLKSIRSLFDKFLSFLSVSSLFIAIIAFLLPYFSFLLYEVQISFKLLIASFLVSFATYNINKLTDIEEDAVNVPERAGFIAKNKRLVIWATVASFIVALSLSFLQNPLSIFIILFPFFMGVIYSIKISNFRLKDIMGIKNIVVALSWAVLGAFIPLAVSFRDYLLISLIFYFFFIKCFINTVVFDVRDIEGDRMSGVKTIPVFFGRSNSKNLLLGLNSTLLVWLAFSCFMGFFRQYLVVLIFCIFYGYWYILYFCKDKLKIGTSVDLLVDGEWMIIAMLAIAATLL
- a CDS encoding homoserine kinase is translated as MDHIKVKAPATSANLGSGFDVFGIALQAPYDIIELEPQDVTEIKVDGVGRDLVPTDPAKNTAGITASELGCNAKITVHKGIRPCSGLGSSAASAAGAALGLNELFDLGLSENELIRAAVKGEKVVSGTAHADNVAAALLGGFTIVNGENVIQLEPPDIGIIAILPDISVETRAARSILPPKVPLEDLVFNIGNASSLVLGMVTGNLELIGRSMQDRIITPVRSKLIPCYEDVRESALEAGAAGATISGSGPAMIAVCELERRGEIADAMVDAFSRNGIKSEPFITQPGGGAEIVKGMNER
- a CDS encoding ATP-binding protein, coding for MEGKNPFSPTFPVNTKYFANREDILSSFRRSFDRSKKTEMPTPDNIAVLGDCGVGKTSVLRKFEAIALEEFKERKVFSAIVGFTPISCNSFNSILNKIVDEISGNFVTNTLDQAEMKNEIKDWRAKSIGTSEAAKRDESATRIFRDTLIGLWKTLEKRGIDTGLLMLDDVHYLSRCPDALSEIRAVFQELPKNGCNFILCITGRSDLFSDIRGYGRTFANFFNIKHTLNPFKLNEVKDAILTPLKMSGLDLTVNESVIERIHDLTRGHPVFINFIMRELVYLKREGRITLEDFEKNYRTIMKSMERERFKNDFSISSGKEKEILLAMSKLPDRFSPSDISIKDARTHLRFLIKKGLIVKHERGAYSLYHPFFKEYLRSLGENE
- a CDS encoding winged helix-turn-helix domain-containing protein, encoding MCASDENEKKRSKIVRAMLRLAACSDLRSGILVSLKKGKKPLSELRDEMEASSTTAIHALRELEKGKFIFQDEAKDYVLTKIGEIVALKLLDFLEAIDVLEKYEGFWRTHDLSDIPEHLLERIGALRNSSMVEAPAADVLQVFTSFVDILRNAKEIRGVTSMSIPDFGPLFKELTIEKNIDVELIISEEVLGGIDQEILKEIFSEKSSKLKLYVMKKDLKVAFTVTDSLLSLGLFNFDGTYDWNKDIVDSTKEGIEWGWELFEWYRKRSNKFHL
- a CDS encoding coenzyme F420-0:L-glutamate ligase; translation: MLDHFATDEGERTERYFSEMIRPGENKISSASFSTLAEMRGKRSGVSLVGDHDTLVTLGMDGVIYDGCQRVEINLDGSEILRAEAFIVKGIPQIEKGDDLGNIISELAKPADGDIIVVASTVVAKSEGRVLRLKDIGPGYEAERIARLNGEDPRFIQAVLDESEEILIENPFLLVQTPAGHICVNAGIDRSNIREGFVILLPEDPDGSAKNIRDSTGKHIAVIVSDTCGRPFRTGQTGIAIGCAGISAIKDWRGEKDLFGRELKVTREAIVDELAGFANLLMGEASGGTPVVIIRGIQWQDSKEGIKSIYRTKEEDLIKKALKK